A window from Desulfurispora thermophila DSM 16022 encodes these proteins:
- a CDS encoding thiazole synthase — MPQTELTDKLVIGDKELKSRLFLGTGKFATNKLIPQVMEASGCQVVTVAVRRVDPDFAEEDVLTYLSPDCILMPNTSGARNAREAVRIARLARAAGLGNWVKIEVITDNKYLLPDNYETLKATEILAGEGFVVLPYMSPDLMVAKQLVEAGAAAVMPLGAPIGSNRGLRTKELIRIMIEEIDRPIIVDAGIGRPSEAAEAMEMGAAAVLVNTAIATAADPVRMAAAFGQAVQAGRQAYLAGLGPTRLYASASSPLTGFLREGE, encoded by the coding sequence ATGCCGCAAACAGAGTTAACCGACAAACTGGTGATAGGTGATAAAGAACTGAAGAGCCGCCTGTTCCTGGGTACGGGCAAGTTTGCGACCAACAAGTTGATCCCGCAGGTGATGGAGGCGTCTGGTTGCCAGGTGGTGACCGTGGCCGTGCGCCGGGTGGATCCGGACTTTGCGGAAGAAGACGTGCTCACTTATTTGTCGCCCGACTGTATTTTAATGCCCAACACTTCGGGGGCGCGCAATGCCCGGGAGGCTGTGCGCATTGCCCGGCTGGCCAGGGCGGCCGGTCTGGGCAACTGGGTGAAAATAGAGGTGATCACAGACAACAAATACCTGCTGCCCGATAACTACGAAACGCTCAAGGCCACCGAGATTTTGGCCGGGGAGGGTTTCGTGGTGCTGCCCTACATGAGCCCCGACCTGATGGTGGCCAAACAGCTGGTGGAGGCCGGTGCGGCGGCGGTCATGCCCCTGGGGGCCCCCATTGGCAGCAACCGGGGGCTGCGGACAAAGGAACTGATCAGGATTATGATTGAGGAAATTGACCGGCCCATCATAGTGGACGCCGGCATTGGTCGCCCTTCCGAAGCGGCCGAGGCCATGGAAATGGGTGCCGCCGCCGTGCTGGTCAACACGGCCATAGCTACGGCCGCCGATCCGGTGCGCATGGCCGCCGCCTTTGGCCAGGCCGTGCAGGCCGGCCGGCAGGCCTATCTGGCCGGTCTGGGCCCCACCCGGCTCTACGCCAGCGCTTCCTCTCCCCTGACTGGCTTTTTACGCGAGGGTGAATAA